The genomic window AAAAGGGCCGCCGCcacaaggacacagcctttgtacatagGGTGCCTGCTCCagcaggtgagctagtgggcgcccctttattgttattttaaggcTCCATATTGTATGTAATATTCTACCTTATTAAGGTTACTTAACTATAAAAAGCATGTACTCTTGTTCTCTTTTTCATGCTGTGACAGTTGAATGAAGTTTATCTCATCTATCTGTCCTCAGTACATGGACAGATTTATGTTCTGTGGAGCCCCAGGACAAAAACACCCATATCTCTGTGCGCTGTGTACTGTCCTCCTGTGCTAGAATATTAAATAGCCCTGTTGTGCTGTGTGGTAATTTGATTGAACACAAATTAATTTAGTAATATGCACCTTACAAGCTTATTATCAGCTGAAACTTAGAGGACATAATTAATCAAATTACCGCACAGCAATTGCCACACTGTGCACCAGGGCTTTTGGGGCCCTTTGGGGAAGTAATACAACCTCAACTACAGCTTATGCAGAAGGTGAAGTAATGGTCATTTTAATGAATGCAGGTTGCTTTAATATACATTTATGTCTGCACAGCATGTCTCATTAAGGTCCTTCTGAGTCAAAAGTTTCAGTCATATGTGACCTGGGTAGCATGATGTCTCTATATTTATTTCTCAGCACAATAACGTAAAAccccaacaggaagtgaaacgTACAGTACAGTGACTCTGATCACCAGAGGAATCTACTGTACCTCTACTGCGAGGCCATAGTGGTGAAAATTGCCAGTCAGAGGCTCCCGGGTCAGAGCCCTCATCAGCTCGTCTGGGAAACCCTCAAACATCCTACTAGAGCCGGCCTCTGCAGGGAGACATATATATGTGAGGAAACCAGTCAAACTTATGAGATTTCATTAAGCAATGACATTTTAACAAGACAAACGCACCCTCTGATTTGTAACTTGCTTCTACTGACACCATGTGGTATGATTCAGTACATGCAGTTCTCCAGAAAATGTTGCCAAACAATGAAATAATCCACTTTATCTAGACCATATCATTTATCTAGAACAGATTCCTTAAACGCCACAAATAGAAAAGATACACATAAAGACATCAACAATAATGCAGTAAGTTCCAACCTTCGGTTAAGTTGAGGGGCAGCGCTAAGTTCTCAGCTGTGGTCTTTGTGAGCAGATTTTGACCAGCCACCAATACGGTCAGAAGCTGCATACCCATGCATGTGCCCCAGATGGGGAAGAAGTCGCCCTCATCGTTtgcctgaaacacacagagtcaaaatttttacttttttgtgtctgaaacTCTTCTTCACATTATCAGGACAAAatcttgaaaaagaaaagtttacATTAAAGTAAATGTCTTgcattaaatgttttattatagGCAAGCGTATCATGATATTAAGAATAACTGCACTTTAATATAGAAATCTTTTCATCGTCAGTGCAAAGCTTGATTCCTTACAGATCATTTAGTCACTGATGGATAATTGATAAATATCAATTAATAGTTTAAAGTTAGAGCTGGTTAAATTTCACTTATTGCCATTTAGTTTAAAATTAAGTATGTCTTATGAGCTTATTGTATGTTTTACTAGAAAACTCAAAGGATGCAAAGAAAGCACAATAGTGGTAATCACTTAAATGCAGTGGACTAGAAAGTTTAATTAGTCACTCAATCTTAAACTTTCATGTTAAATGTGAGGTTAAAAAATTGtctacaaaatgaaaatacttaaGATAGGTGCAACACAGTCCCTAAAACAGTATTTAAGCACAATACTTAAGTAAATACACTTGTTTCTGTGCTTTTTAAAGATTCAAAAGACATAATAAACAggaaaaagatttaaaaaggaAGATGCAAATAAATAATCTGTTGTACAAACCTTTAGAGCAAATGTGTAGAAAATCTTCGCCACCCTGGCAAAGTCTGACGTCTCCAAATCTGCTGCTCCCCCGATTAAGAGCAAGCTAAACAGACATCACAGTTAGAGTGTAATGAGTGCATTTATTTAGGATAAATTCTCCTTTAACACATTTATAGGGCTGCAGCTCACCCATTTATCTTACTGAAGATATCCTCATATTCAGCGGTAGTTAGAGTCAATCTGtggacaacaaacaaaataaaaaaggcttCCTTTACTGTGCTTTTGTACATTGTGTGGACTGCACGAACGTCAAAGGTGACAGAAaacccacttcttcttcttccacaaAACCAGCACATGTCAAGAGACATACCAGCAGATAGAACCACAGGTTAACATCCAAGCAATGTCACTTACAGGTCTTAACATGCTGCTTCCTTACATAACTCAATGTTAGTCTGATGCTACTGTCTAAAATGTTCCTGTGTACATTTTTATGctacagatttaaaaaatgggCGTTAATAGGTAGAATTATCATGAATTTCATCCATTGTTGGCAGTTTTTTTTGCCACCTGCTCACTCACACTGACAGATCATACAGCACAGAGCTCCAGGTAAATATATATGGTCCATCTGTACTGATACAAACGTTAGAGGACTCAACCCACCTGATGGGCATCACTCTGCTGCCCCCAGACTCAACGAATTTCACATATGAGGCAGGTATGAACGTCCTCCCAAATGGTTTCAAGATTTCATCTGTGACTATCTGAGTCAAAACACCTGAGGGACAAAATTCAACAGTGTTACAGTTCAAAAGAAACTctcctttttaaatgtttgtatcACCTAACTTCTCTTTATCGCTCTGTTTTTTTCACTCACCGATCACAGGCCTGTCGTTCACAGCCTCCTGGTTGACTTTAGTTGGCATGGCTTTgctgcagcagaagcagcaggcaaaaaacaagcacacatATGCTGAAAATCCTGTAATGGACATGTTTTCACCTCAATGTCCAGCAGCCAGTCGAGGCTCTATCAGTATTTGAAAAGGTACGAGGCTGTTTATGAAAGAAGCTGCAGCACACTTATATATGTGAGTTAAAAGAAGGAAGTAAGGACTGCCCAGATTTACATGTGATTGCTCCTCTCCTGCACATGCCGGTCAGGCAAGTTGATTGCTGACATAACATGAATATTGTGCTGACGATACGGACTTTTTGGTAAAATTTTGATCATTTAGAACGTGGGAAACGATCCTAGCTTCATTGTCAATGGAAGATTTTGCAATAAAGTTCCTTAGAAATCACATGTGAGCGTGTGATAAAGCAGCTCTTCGTACACTCTTCACACTAGTGTTCAAAGTGCAGTCAAACAGGTTTCagtctgaaaatgaaagcaggTTTCTATTTATAGGATTTCAAAGGAGGGGAGCTTATTGCAGACGCGTGCACAAACTGTGAGGCCAAACTGAGGCCAAACTGTTTCAGAAGGGTTTGTTTCTGCTGACAAAGACTGCAGGAACATCACTCCAGGGGtttatgtctattttaaaacaatgactgaatgacactgtttaaaaaatctgcTTCATTCCTGGTAAGCATTGTGCACGTATCTTCATAAGGGCAGCAAAGTGGCAATTCACTGATGCAATACTTAACAAAAAATGTGGTGAAACAGTCACTGTAAAAGACATGGTTTCTACACAGTTGGGTAACAGAAGGAGGCAAACAACTGAGGACATTTAACGCAATGACTGGAACTGTGAGCAGTGTTGGAGTGTAGTGAACTACATGTAATTAAACAAGTAGTTCAACTACATTTTGAAGTAGCTTGCTGGTAGTTCAACTACATTCATGTCTCTATAATGATCCATTCACTCTTTTTCTGTAACACTTATGCTGTTGGGGGTCggggagcctatcccagctgacactggacgagaggcagggtactccccggacaggtcaccagactatcacagggctgacacatagagacagacaaccattcacactcacattcacacctagggcaatttagagtcaccaattaacctgcacgtctttggactgtgggaggaagctggagaacccggggaaaacccacactgacatgagcAACACATGAAGAACGTGCTCACCTTGGGTTTGAAACCAGGaagcctcttgctgtgaggaaacaatgctaaccactacaccaccatgctgccatAATAATTCAGGTAGCTGAATTAATTTTTTGCCATGCCATTTTTTGTGTAGTCAAATTCTTAAAATAACCTGAAACAATTCTGGGCCATAAGAAtaatcctttttatttttgtttcaccTTATCTACTGCAATTGATCTCCCTTTGACCACAGTTAATTAGAGGTATTGATTAATGCCatttattaacaaatgttgAGAGTAACTTTTAGAAGTTACCTGGCTAACTGAGTAATCCTGTTTGCTGTAATACTCCCACCTGAACTCTAGTCTCTGAAGGCAGTAGTCTGACTGATGGACACTGTATACAAATCCAAAGCTGACATTCCCTGCATTTACCCAGTAATAGTGGGGTATTTAATTTTTGGTTCATATATGACCTGTGAACAAGTGAGCATTTAAACTGAACTGAGTGGCATTTTACACAGGCATGTGACCTTTTTGTATTATGTTTTACATTTGATTTGAACTAGCTTTAGTAAACCAAACTAGATTTGTTCCTAGGTTTGCTTTGCTGCAGTTCATCTTCCTCCAGTGTGATAAAGTTAGAACCTGTGCTTTCAAAGTAGCTTCCCGAACACAGGGTGTGAAATGGGGTTGAAAGCCAAAAAAAGAGATTGAGACATGTGGGGGTTTTTTGGTGGGGTGAATGTAAGTGCACATCTGGTATTTTTAAGACTGTGTTTACAGCAAACGAGTCAAACATATATAAGCCTGAGAGCCAAATAAAATACTACATTTTGGAGACAATAACTTGATAATGTAAAAGTAATAATTTTGGAAAAACTTCCTCCATCAGATCCCAGGAGTTACAATGACCAGCCTGTCTGTCTCAGGTAATGAAATGCTGTTTCTACCTCCAAGTTAAATCCTGATGCATCAGTAGAATAAATTGAATCAGTACAAATGTGCATAAAGTCACCAGTGTGCTCATGGTGTTCATGTGCTGGTGGTGCACCAGCGGGAAACAACACAGGCTCAACGAAACCTTCCACACAGCTGGTGGTAAAAACCTGCAGAGTAGCAGTTACTGTAGTGATTGTGcaacttttgtttttccagatctcgtctttttttttttcatcaaatataaaaatacatgcaAGTCTTTGAACCAAGGCTGAATTACCAACAGGGCAAAGTGGGAAACTGCCTCAATTACAGACCTCCAGATGCCCAAGGAGTCCCAGATTAAAATGCATGTGAGCTGAGTTTGACAAATTGATGAATTTATTGCACCATTAAAGACATGAACAGGTCCTGCATTATTGGCGGATGTTTTGAGCATGCTTTGTAGAGGATGTAACACCTTTTTGTCGCCCAGTTTATATTGTGTTCACATGGTGCATATTCCttaataaagttttgtttgatCAACACACAAAATCTGAGGCCATTAAATGTTAATTCTAATGTAGCACTGGTTGTTTTGGGTCTCTGCATAACATAAAACTGCCACATGTAGTCCGCTGCTGTATTTAATGGTAACTTGGAGGTGATTGAATGAACAGTGCACAGAGGGTGTTTGTCATAGGTAGAGGGTCAATAGGGGTCATGAGTATGACTTTACATAACTTTTAACTGTTGAATTTTCTCCAGCTGCTTTCCTCCCAAATTCCTAAAACATGCGACTAGATTGGACACTGTAATTACTCGAAAATGTGACTGTTTCTGTGATGTGTCCTCATCATTTGCGGATACTGAGGTCATAGAGTACTTATGTGGAGAATAACATGGAGTTTGTTACTTGTCTGTCGCTGTCTCCAGTATGTATCAAATTGAACCACTAGGTGGAGACAAAGTGACACCAATGATACAAATCCACAGTTTTCCTCTTTGAcaaatcatttaaaacaaaaaatgatgtTGTGTTTAATATTTGCAGTATCCAAATATGACTGAGAAAGtctttaaaactgaactgaagcaATGACACATAGTTTATGTATTTGGTTATCTAGAGTTACATCACAAGTCAGGGTTCTatgcatat from Epinephelus moara isolate mb chromosome 8, YSFRI_EMoa_1.0, whole genome shotgun sequence includes these protein-coding regions:
- the LOC126394938 gene encoding gamma-glutamyl hydrolase, whose amino-acid sequence is MSITGFSAYVCLFFACCFCCSKAMPTKVNQEAVNDRPVIGVLTQIVTDEILKPFGRTFIPASYVKFVESGGSRVMPIRLTLTTAEYEDIFSKINGLLLIGGAADLETSDFARVAKIFYTFALKANDEGDFFPIWGTCMGMQLLTVLVAGQNLLTKTTAENLALPLNLTEEAGSSRMFEGFPDELMRALTREPLTGNFHHYGLAVETFHENEKLQSFFSVLSTNVAENGVQFVSTIEGKKYPFYGVQWHPEVNRFQWNRKLNFPHSAHAVQLSSLLAEFFVNEGRRSLHQFDNPEEEASSLIYNDTPVYAANFTGYEQLYFF